The following DNA comes from Pirellulales bacterium.
CCGTCGTCGAACTGGCCGTGGAAATTGGCCGCGAAGGGCGCGAAGGCAAACCAGTGGGGACGCTGTTCGTGGTGGGGGACACGCGGAAAGTGCTGGCCAGCAGCCATGCGCTGGTGTTCGATCCGGTGCGCGGCTACAGCCGTAAGGAGCGAACGCTGTTCGATCCGAAAGTGCGCGAGGGAATTAAAGAAATTGCGCAAATGGACGGGGCGTTTATTGTGGCGCTGGATGGGACGGTGGAAGCCGCTTCGCGGTACATTGACGCGTCGGCGGAAAGCATCACGCTTTCCAAAGGGTTGGGCGCGCGCCACTGGGCGGCGGCGGCAATCACGAAGAAAACCAAATCGGTGGCCGTGGTGGTGAGCGAATCGAACGGGACGGTGCGGATTTTTTCCGACGGTGAAGTGTTTTTGCGAATCGAGCCGTTCCGCCGGGCGATGAAGTGGAAAGATTTTGAATACGAGCCGCCGGCGTTGGATTGAGGTGCGTCGCTCGATCAACGTTTGACTACCTTGAAAAGCCCAGCACCCTCACCCCGGCCCTCTCCCATCAAGGGAGAGGGAGAAGTTCAGGTTGTCGACGATCCGAACAGCGAACCGGCGGTGGCCGTGCCTTGTAAGCCCAGCAGCCCGAATCGCCAGAGCTGTTGATTTTTCTTGATGATGCCCGTGGTCGAGCCGTAATCGGTCTGCACGGCGCCAACGTTCAAGATCGTGCCGAAGCTTTGGTGCGGAATGCCGACAGAAATATCGTAGAAGCCGTCGCCGTTGTAATCGCCGGTGGTGATGCTCGTGCCGAAGTCGTAGCCGGCGGTGGGAGTCGCTTCGGTCATGGTCACGGTTCCGGTTGCGGTGGGACCGGTATTGGAGCCGTAAACAATTTGGACCAGGCCGGCGTCTTTTACGCCGTTCACGC
Coding sequences within:
- a CDS encoding diadenylate cyclase — its product is MNQPITVQKITEQFQSMIHLAAELADVVTADALLILLEGPTAWQELREVTTGQRVVLAADYMQELDGAAEAGFPMVVLNMAESPVHEKLTQALLESVADDILAAGAKVVAIYSGFEAETIDSISVIHLDEHLGRLTSHDLRQLEEKAPLDTLKTVVELAVEIGREGREGKPVGTLFVVGDTRKVLASSHALVFDPVRGYSRKERTLFDPKVREGIKEIAQMDGAFIVALDGTVEAASRYIDASAESITLSKGLGARHWAAAAITKKTKSVAVVVSESNGTVRIFSDGEVFLRIEPFRRAMKWKDFEYEPPALD